The following are from one region of the Nicotiana tabacum cultivar K326 chromosome 3, ASM71507v2, whole genome shotgun sequence genome:
- the LOC107824173 gene encoding protein STRUBBELIG-RECEPTOR FAMILY 8-like, whose translation MKRNTCKQDTISHTLLLVVIVAVFFNSSLVVVVEANTDPNDLQALQVLYSSLNSPSQLTNWKSNGGDPCNESWKGITCQGTSVVSIQIPDLGLNGTLGYMLNGLTSLKNLDMSGNNIHDTIPYQLPPNLTSLNFAKNNISGNIPYSIAGMVTLNYLNLSRNSLSQTIGDVFTNHSDLATLDLSSNNFSGDLPPSFSLLTNLSTLHLQNNQLSGTLNILVGLPLTNLNVAKNQFNGWIPNELLSIPNFVYDGNSFANSPAPPPPPYTPPPPGRSRNNRNRSPPRSRTRPGSNPENGDKKKGLTTGAIIGIVIGSSLAVLFALVALVFCFRRGKGKEIAARPSPSPGSLPVTDIVNMEVQEQRAKPAAAVADLKPPPTEKVTVERIQGKNGSVRRVKSPITATSYTVAALQTSTNSFSQENLIGEGSLGRVYRAEFPNGKIMAIKKIDSAALSLQEEDNFLEAVSNMSRLRHQNIVALIGYCAEHGQRLLVYDHVANGSLHDMLHFADERSTLLTWNARVRVALGTARALEYLHEVCLPSVVHRNFKSANILLDEELNPHLSDCGLAALNPNTERPVSSTQMVGSFGYSAPEFALSGIYTVKSDVYSFGVVMLELLTGRKPLDSSRMRSEQSLVRWATPQLHDIDALSKMVDPALNGMYPAKSLSRFADIIALCVQPEPEFRPPMSEVVQALVRLMQRASVVKRRSSDESAFTYKTPDHETVDMP comes from the exons ATGAAGAGAAATACGTGTAAGCAAGACACCATTTCCCACACTTTGCTACTGGTGGTGATCGTGGCAGTGTTTTTTAACTCAtctcttgttgttgttgttgaagcaAACACTGATCCTAATGATT TGCAAGCTCTTCAGGTCTTGTATAGTTCGTTGAATAGTCCTTCACAACTCACTAATTGGAAGTCTAATGGTGGTGATCCCTGTAACGAGTCTTGGAAAGGAATCACTTGTCAGGGAACTTCTGTTGTTTCAAT TCAAATTCCTGATTTGGGACTCAATGGAACGTTGGGATACATGCTCAATGGTCTTACCTCGTTAAAGAACTT GGATATGAGTGGCAACAACATTCATGATACTATTCCATATCAGCTTCCGCCCAATCTCACCAGCCT GAATTTTGCAAAGAACAATATAAGTGGCAACATTCCTTATTCTATTGCTGGCATGGTTACACTTAATTATCT GAATCTTAGCCGTAATTCACTCTCTCAAACAATTGGAGATGTGTTCACCAATCACTCCGACCTGGCAACCTT GGATTTGTCTTCGAATAACTTTTCTGGAGATCTCCCTCCTTCATTCAGTTTGTTGACAAATCTTTCCACAct CCATCTGCAAAACAATCAGCTCAGTGGTACTCTCAATATCCTGGTTGGTTTACCTTTGACTAATTT AAATGTTGCAAAGAATCAATTTAATGGATGGATCCCAAATGAACTCCTATCTATCCCTAACTTCGT ATATGATGGAAATTCTTTTGCAAATAGTCCAGCTCCTCCTCCACCACCATACACTCCACCTCCTCCTGGCAGATCTCGCAACAACCGTAACCGCTCTCCTCCTCGTTCACGTACAAGACCAGGTTCTAATCCAGAAAATGGGGATAAAAAGAAGGGATTGACAACTGGAGCTATCATTGGCATAGTTATTGGATCTTCTCTAGCAGTTCTTTTTGCTCTGGTAGCACTTGTATTTTGCTTCCGGAGGGGCAAGGGCAAGGAAATTGCTGCTAGACCCTCTCCAAGTCCAGGAAGTCTTCCAGTTACAGATATAG TGAATATGGAGGTACAAGAGCAAAGGGCAAAGCCTGCGGCTGCTGTAGCTGACTTGAAGCCCCCACCTACAGAGAAGGTGACAGTTGAAAGGATACAAGGGAAGAATGGATCTGTAAGGAGAGTGAAGTCCCCGATAACTGCAACTTCTTATACTGTTGCTGCTCTGCAAACATCAACAAACAGCTTCAGTCAAGAAAATCTCATCGGTGAAGGATCTCTCGGGCGTGTTTATAGGGCAGAGTTTCCTAATGGGAAG ATAATGGCCATCAAAAAGATCGATAGTGCAGCATTGTCGCTGCAGGAGGAAGATAACTTTCTTGAAGCTGTCTCAAATATGTCAAGGCTGAGACACCAAAACATAGTTGCATTGATAGGATACTGTGCCGAGCATGGGCAGCGTCTTCTGGTTTATGACCATGTCGCAAATGGTAGCCTGCATGATATGCTGCACTTTGCTGATGAGAGGAGCACATTGCTTACTTGGAATGCCCGGGTTAGAGTAGCACTTGGCACTGCTCGAGCTTTAGA GTATTTGCATGAAGTTTGTCTACCTTCTGTTGTACACAGAAATTTCAAATCCGCAAATATTTTACTAGACGAAGAACTCAATCCTCATTTATCAGATTGTGGGTTAGCAGCTTTGAATCCAAACACAGAACGCCCG GTTTCATCCACACAGATGGTTGGTTCATTTGGTTATAGTGCTCCGGAATTTGCTTTATCTGGAATATATACTGTAAAAAGTGATGTATACAGTTTTGGTGTGGTAATGTTGGAGTTGCTGACAGGAAGGAAGCCGCTTGATAG TTCAAGAATGAGATCGGAACAGTCACTTGTGAGATGGGCTACGCCTCAACTCCATGATATAGATGCCTTATCAAAAATGGTTGATCCTGCACTAAATGGCATGTATCCTGCAAAGTCTTTGTCCCGATTTGCTGATATTATTGCACTTTGTGTTCAG CCTGAACCTGAGTTTCGACCCCCAATGTCTGAAGTTGTGCAAGCGCTGGTCCGGTTAATGCAAAGGGCAAGTGTGGTCAAAAGACGATCCAGTGATGAATCAGCTTTCACATACAAGACTCCAGATCATGAGACGGTTGACATGCCATAA